The following coding sequences are from one Diospyros lotus cultivar Yz01 chromosome 7, ASM1463336v1, whole genome shotgun sequence window:
- the LOC127805894 gene encoding protein EARLY FLOWERING 4-like encodes MDGPTRRHNHRHPPPRTLTKINSTTTATTVPGDFCSNGSNEQEDEVGGAGFAEELGDSEVWSSFTDNFLQVQSVLDRNRVLIQQVNENHQSKIHENLVQNVALIQEINGNISKIVSLYSDLSTSFSSVFHQRNAAVDANSRNAEKDSSPQA; translated from the coding sequence ATGGACGGCCCCACCCGCCGCCACAATCACCGCCATCCCCCCCCTCGAACCCTAACCAAAATCAATTCCACTACCACCGCCACCACCGTCCCAGGAGACTTCTGTTCCAACGGCTCAAACGAGCAGGAAGACGAGGTCGGCGGAGCAGGCTTCGCGGAGGAGTTGGGCGACTCCGAGGTCTGGAGCTCCTTCACCGATAACTTCCTCCAGGTGCAGTCGGTTCTGGATCGGAACCGCGTATTGATTCAGCAGGTTAACGAGAACCACCAGTCCAAGATTCACGAAAATTTGGTCCAGAACGTCGCCCTAATTCAGGAGATCAACGGCAACATCTCCAAGATCGTATCTCTCTACTCCGACCTTTCTACTAGTTTCTCTTCCGTGTTCCATCAGCGAAACGCAGCGGTTGATGCGAACAGCCGTAACGCTGAGAAGGACTCGTCCCCGCAGGCTTGA
- the LOC127806115 gene encoding putative ABC1 protein At2g40090 isoform X5 produces MRESLLNRCPVSSFDQVCEVVSKELGGKPDEIFDEFDPVPIASASLAQVHIARTHDGQKVAVKVQHTHMTDTAAADYATVELIVNTLHRFFPTFDYRMRTIILTWLISFFPCKRWLVDEVHESLPKELDFLVEAKNSVECMDNFRKLSPHIADYVYAPVVYWNLSTSKLLTMEFMDGVHINDVKEIQKLGIQPNDVAKLVSQAFAEMMFKHGFVHCDPHAANLLVRPLPSSRKNILGKRKPQLILLDHGLYKELDLSTRTNYAALWKSLIFSDAQGIKENCVKLGAGEDLYALFAGVLTMRPWNRVIDPAVDHLVLQGDDNDRSELQMYASQYFLQITELLRRLPRVILLMMKTNDCLRAVNNSLLKGSSLETFLIIGKVSSKAVMEAKFLQNKSVLSRISLWLDELLLEVRLIGMQMALWLLQVRAAFSVLPKQCIA; encoded by the exons ATGAGGGAATCTTTGTTGAATAGATGTCCAGTTTCTTCATTTGATCAAGTGTGTGAAGTTGTCAGCAAGGAACTTGGGGGGAAGCCAGATGAA ATCTTTGATGAGTTTGATCCAGTTCCAATTGCAAGTGCTTCCCTTGCCCAAGTTCACATTGCTCGCACTCATGATGGGCAAAAAGTAGCTGTGAAG GTTCAGCACACTCACATGACAGACACTGCAGCTGCTGATTATGCCACAGTGGAGTTAATTGTCAACACCTTGCATCGATTCTTCCCTACTTTTGATTACAG GATGCGAACAATAATATTAACTTggcttatttctttctttccttgcaAAAG GTGGTTGGTTGATGAGGTGCATGAAAGTTTACCTAAG GAACTAGATTTCTTGGTTGAGGCCAAGAACAGCGTAGAATGTATGGATAACTTTCGGAAGTTATCTCCTCATATTGCAGACTATGTATATGCCCCAGTGGTGTATTGGAATTTGAGCACCTCAAAATTGCTGACCATGGAATTTATGGATGGTGTTCACATAAACGATGTGAAGGAAATTCAAAAACTTGGAATTCAGCCAAATGATGTAGCAAAACTG GTTAGTCAGGCTTTTGCTGAAATGATGTTCAAACATGGGTTTGTTCATTGTGACCCGCATGCTGCCAACTTACTGGTTCGTCCATTGCCTTCTAGCAGGAAGAACATTCTTG GCAAGAGAAAACCACAATTGATACTTCTAGACCATGGGCTGTACAAGGAACTTGATCTCTCAACCAGGACCAACTATGCTGCACTCTGGAAg TCATTGATATTTTCTGATGCTCAAGGAATAAAGGAAAACTGTGTGAAATTGGGTGCTGGAGAGGATCTGTATGCATTGTTTGCAGGTGTTCTTACAATGAGACCTTGGAATAGGGTCATTGACCCAGCTGTTGATCATCTGGTTCTACAAGGTGATGACAATGATCGTTCAGAACTCCAG ATGTATGCTTCTCAATATTTCCTTCAAATCACAGAACTGCTGAGGAGACTTCCTCGTGTTATTCTGCTAATGATGAAGACAAATGACTGTCTACGGGCGGTTAATAATTCTTTG CTGAAGGGATCTTCTCTGGAGACATTTTTGATCATTGGGAAAGTTTCTTCTAAGGCAGTCATGGAGGCAAAGTTTTTGCAGAACAAGTCAGTCTTATCCCGGATAAGCCTCTGGCTAGACGAGTTGTTGTTAGAAGTGCGGCTGATAGGAATGCAGATGGCCTTGTGGCTTTTACAAGTCAGAGCAGCTTTCTCAGTCTTGCCAAAGCAGTGCATTGCATAG